One window of the Saccopteryx leptura isolate mSacLep1 chromosome 9, mSacLep1_pri_phased_curated, whole genome shotgun sequence genome contains the following:
- the RPS24 gene encoding small ribosomal subunit protein eS24 isoform X3, with product MNDTVTIRTRKFMTNRLLQRKQMVIDVLHPGKATVPKTEIREKLAKMYKTTPDVIFVFGFRTHFGGGKTTGFGMIYDSLDYAKKNEPKHRLARHGLYEKKKTSRKQRKERKNRMKKVRGTAKANVGAGKK from the exons ATG AATGATACAGTAACTATCCGGACCAGGAAGTTTATGACCAACAGACTACTTCAGCGGAAACAAATG GTCATTGATGTCCTTCACCCTGGGAAGGCAACAGTACCCAAGACAGAAATCCGGGAAAAACTAGCCAAAATGTATAAGACCACACCAGATGTCATCTTTGTGTTTGGCTTCAGAACCCATTTTGGTGGTGGCAAGACAACTGGTTTTGGCATGATTTATGATTCCTTGGActatgcaaagaaaaatgaacccaAACACAGACTTGCAAGA catggactgtatgaaaagaagaagacctcaagaaaacagagaaaggaacgCAAGAACAGAATGAAGAAAGTCAGGGGGACTGCAAAGGCCAACGTCGGTGCTGGCAAAAAG TGA
- the RPS24 gene encoding small ribosomal subunit protein eS24 isoform X2 produces MNDTVTIRTRKFMTNRLLQRKQMVIDVLHPGKATVPKTEIREKLAKMYKTTPDVIFVFGFRTHFGGGKTTGFGMIYDSLDYAKKNEPKHRLARHGLYEKKKTSRKQRKERKNRMKKVRGTAKANVGAGKKK; encoded by the exons ATG AATGATACAGTAACTATCCGGACCAGGAAGTTTATGACCAACAGACTACTTCAGCGGAAACAAATG GTCATTGATGTCCTTCACCCTGGGAAGGCAACAGTACCCAAGACAGAAATCCGGGAAAAACTAGCCAAAATGTATAAGACCACACCAGATGTCATCTTTGTGTTTGGCTTCAGAACCCATTTTGGTGGTGGCAAGACAACTGGTTTTGGCATGATTTATGATTCCTTGGActatgcaaagaaaaatgaacccaAACACAGACTTGCAAGA catggactgtatgaaaagaagaagacctcaagaaaacagagaaaggaacgCAAGAACAGAATGAAGAAAGTCAGGGGGACTGCAAAGGCCAACGTCGGTGCTGGCAAAAAG AAATGA
- the RPS24 gene encoding small ribosomal subunit protein eS24 isoform X1, producing MNDTVTIRTRKFMTNRLLQRKQMVIDVLHPGKATVPKTEIREKLAKMYKTTPDVIFVFGFRTHFGGGKTTGFGMIYDSLDYAKKNEPKHRLARHGLYEKKKTSRKQRKERKNRMKKVRGTAKANVGAGKKKE from the exons ATG AATGATACAGTAACTATCCGGACCAGGAAGTTTATGACCAACAGACTACTTCAGCGGAAACAAATG GTCATTGATGTCCTTCACCCTGGGAAGGCAACAGTACCCAAGACAGAAATCCGGGAAAAACTAGCCAAAATGTATAAGACCACACCAGATGTCATCTTTGTGTTTGGCTTCAGAACCCATTTTGGTGGTGGCAAGACAACTGGTTTTGGCATGATTTATGATTCCTTGGActatgcaaagaaaaatgaacccaAACACAGACTTGCAAGA catggactgtatgaaaagaagaagacctcaagaaaacagagaaaggaacgCAAGAACAGAATGAAGAAAGTCAGGGGGACTGCAAAGGCCAACGTCGGTGCTGGCAAAAAG AAGGAGTAA